The following are encoded in a window of Nibricoccus aquaticus genomic DNA:
- a CDS encoding amidase family protein: MTNATRVLLAALTFATAFPLSAAELNLNTATSADIQAAFKAGLTSEKLTAAYLARIDAYDKKGPVINAVITLNPKALAEAKALDAELKSKGPRSPLHGVPVLLKDNVDTFDLPTTGGSQLLEGSLPPDDAFITKKLRDAGAVILAKVNLSEWAGSGGSASGAPADIVKAGRVPNGFSSAGGQTLNPHALDRGPSGSSGGTGAGIAASFGHMGIGTDTGGSIRGPSSANGIAGLKPTRGLMSRDGVIPLGLSYDTAGPMARSVYDVAAMLGSMTGIDPADSATLASGGHYYSDYTQFLKRGALKGARIGVARDFTTQDPEVERIINESIKTLESLGAIIVDDVRFPETLLKSRQEIYNTIVRAEFKADLTTYLKTTKPGFPKSFDDVVRLSNDPATKYRSAGKAAGLKWSQPDNISFRTDDPIYLTTRDSLLPTVRALFESLFAKHQLDAIIYPTSPRPAQPINPPDPAPPMGNSPTSYANFTGWPDVIVPAGMTKDGLPVTVSFFGRAWTEPALLAYGYDFEQATKARVLPVNTPQLPTDILVY; the protein is encoded by the coding sequence ATGACCAACGCCACCCGCGTCCTCCTCGCCGCTCTCACCTTCGCCACGGCCTTCCCCCTAAGCGCCGCCGAACTCAATCTCAACACCGCGACGTCGGCCGACATCCAGGCCGCCTTCAAAGCCGGTCTCACTTCGGAAAAACTCACCGCCGCCTACCTCGCGCGCATCGACGCCTACGATAAAAAAGGCCCGGTCATCAACGCCGTCATCACCCTCAACCCCAAAGCCCTCGCCGAGGCCAAAGCTCTCGACGCCGAGCTCAAATCCAAAGGCCCCCGCTCTCCCCTTCACGGCGTGCCCGTCCTCCTGAAGGATAACGTGGATACGTTCGACCTCCCCACCACCGGCGGCTCCCAGCTCCTCGAAGGTTCCCTCCCGCCCGACGACGCCTTCATCACCAAAAAACTCCGCGACGCCGGCGCCGTCATTCTCGCCAAGGTTAATCTCTCCGAATGGGCCGGCTCCGGCGGCAGCGCCAGCGGTGCCCCCGCAGACATCGTCAAAGCCGGTCGCGTCCCCAACGGCTTCTCCTCCGCCGGCGGCCAGACCCTCAATCCTCACGCCCTCGACCGCGGCCCCTCCGGCTCCTCCGGCGGCACCGGCGCCGGCATCGCCGCCAGCTTCGGCCACATGGGCATTGGCACTGACACCGGCGGCTCCATCCGCGGCCCCTCCTCCGCCAACGGCATCGCCGGCCTCAAGCCCACCCGCGGCCTCATGTCCCGCGACGGCGTCATCCCGCTCGGACTCTCCTACGACACCGCCGGCCCCATGGCCCGCAGCGTGTACGACGTCGCCGCCATGCTCGGCTCCATGACCGGCATCGACCCCGCCGACTCCGCCACCCTCGCCAGCGGCGGCCACTACTACTCCGACTACACGCAGTTCCTGAAACGCGGCGCGCTCAAAGGCGCCCGCATCGGTGTCGCCCGCGATTTCACGACTCAAGATCCCGAGGTCGAGCGCATCATCAACGAGTCCATCAAGACACTCGAATCGCTCGGCGCCATCATCGTCGATGATGTCCGCTTCCCGGAGACGCTCCTCAAGAGCCGTCAGGAAATCTACAATACAATCGTCCGCGCCGAGTTCAAAGCCGACCTCACCACCTACCTGAAAACCACCAAGCCCGGCTTCCCGAAATCCTTCGACGACGTCGTTCGTCTCTCCAACGACCCCGCAACGAAGTACCGCAGCGCCGGCAAAGCCGCCGGCCTCAAGTGGAGCCAGCCTGACAACATCTCCTTCCGTACCGACGACCCGATCTACCTGACCACGCGCGATTCCTTGCTCCCCACCGTCCGCGCCCTCTTCGAATCGCTCTTCGCCAAGCACCAGCTCGACGCGATCATCTACCCGACTTCGCCCCGCCCTGCCCAGCCCATCAACCCGCCCGACCCGGCTCCGCCCATGGGCAACTCGCCCACCAGCTACGCCAACTTCACCGGCTGGCCCGACGTCATCGTCCCCGCCGGCATGACCAAGGACGGCCTCCCTGTCACCGTCTCCTTCTTCGGTCGCGCCTGGACCGAGCCCGCTCTCCTCGCCTACGGCTACGACTTCGAACAGGCCACCAAAGCCCGCGTCCTCCCCGTCAACACCCCGCAGCTCCCAACCGACATCCTCGTTTACTGA
- a CDS encoding asparaginase: MLRPLTASRRFVHHALRLTALCSLIFSSVLHATETALPKIRIISVGGTIDSTASDRMNLANYGGEGNPRKPVQEMVNELPELKAIADVSVEEDVLPRGGPGRTMATVLKVAQRVNEIFAKEPDIAGIIITQGTNNLEESAFFLHLTVRSKKPVVFVGAQRPSTALSSDGWLNLYNAVRIAASPESVGRGVVLAMNDEINSARDVKKSSAYRVHAFQSPDLGVLGYADPDKIVYYRNPTRRHTVDSEFDPAKITTLPQVDVQYSYLEASGAPIDALVAEGAKGIVLDGSGAGSPSNQQNDAIKRAQAKGVIVVATTRTGTGRVIETNARKKSGVIPGDNLSAQKARILLQLALTHTSDPAEIKRIFDEY; the protein is encoded by the coding sequence ATGCTCCGTCCACTCACCGCTTCCCGGCGTTTCGTGCATCACGCGCTGCGCCTCACCGCGCTTTGCTCGCTGATTTTTTCGTCGGTTCTTCACGCAACCGAAACCGCGCTGCCCAAGATCCGCATCATCTCCGTCGGCGGCACCATCGACAGCACCGCCTCCGACCGGATGAACCTCGCCAACTACGGCGGCGAAGGAAACCCGCGAAAGCCCGTGCAGGAAATGGTCAACGAGCTCCCCGAGCTCAAGGCCATCGCCGATGTCTCCGTCGAAGAAGATGTCCTCCCGCGCGGCGGCCCCGGCCGCACCATGGCGACCGTTCTCAAAGTCGCCCAACGCGTGAACGAAATCTTCGCCAAGGAGCCCGACATCGCCGGCATCATCATCACGCAAGGCACCAACAACCTCGAAGAGTCCGCCTTCTTCCTCCACCTCACCGTCCGCTCGAAAAAGCCCGTCGTCTTCGTTGGCGCGCAACGTCCATCCACCGCTCTAAGCAGCGACGGCTGGCTGAATCTCTACAACGCCGTCCGCATCGCCGCCTCCCCCGAGTCCGTCGGCCGCGGCGTCGTCCTCGCCATGAACGACGAGATAAACTCCGCCCGCGACGTGAAAAAATCGTCCGCCTACCGCGTCCATGCCTTCCAATCGCCCGACCTCGGTGTTCTCGGCTACGCCGACCCCGACAAAATCGTTTACTACCGCAACCCCACGCGTCGCCACACCGTGGATTCAGAATTCGATCCCGCTAAAATCACCACGCTCCCGCAGGTCGACGTCCAGTATTCCTATCTCGAAGCCTCCGGCGCTCCCATTGATGCACTCGTCGCCGAGGGAGCCAAAGGTATCGTCCTCGACGGCTCCGGCGCCGGCAGTCCTTCGAATCAGCAAAACGACGCCATCAAACGCGCCCAGGCCAAAGGCGTGATCGTCGTCGCCACCACGCGCACCGGCACCGGCCGCGTGATCGAAACCAACGCCCGCAAAAAATCCGGCGTGATCCCCGGCGACAATCTCTCCGCTCAAAAAGCCCGCATCCTCCTTCAACTCGCTCTCACCCACACCTCCGATCCCGCCGAGATCAAACGCATCTTCGACGAGTACTGA
- a CDS encoding lipocalin-like domain-containing protein, which produces MRAAPPTISSSLEAQRLPFASLARRVSAFFALLFVHSALLTASVAAPVTTDEATITASLAPKFIGAWKLIAIRERDTATGKETPAARAGVDGQLIYTANSRLSVQIIREGREKAPAGSADGFSSYFGTWKLLPAEGCVIHQQDGNINLAQQGQAAKRYYSFDAAGSLSLATPPRKRDSDGKDIQMVFVWTRLP; this is translated from the coding sequence ATGCGTGCTGCACCTCCAACGATCTCATCTTCATTGGAGGCGCAGCGCCTCCCTTTCGCGTCTCTCGCGAGAAGAGTCTCCGCCTTCTTCGCGCTGCTCTTCGTTCACAGCGCGTTGCTCACGGCGTCCGTCGCCGCTCCCGTCACCACCGACGAAGCCACGATAACCGCCAGCCTCGCACCGAAATTCATCGGCGCCTGGAAACTCATCGCCATCCGCGAACGCGACACCGCCACCGGCAAAGAAACCCCCGCCGCTCGCGCTGGGGTGGATGGCCAGCTCATCTACACGGCCAATAGCCGCCTCTCCGTCCAGATCATCCGCGAGGGCCGCGAAAAAGCGCCCGCCGGTTCCGCCGATGGTTTCTCGAGTTACTTCGGCACATGGAAACTCCTGCCCGCCGAGGGCTGCGTCATCCACCAGCAGGACGGCAACATCAACCTCGCCCAGCAAGGCCAGGCCGCAAAGCGCTACTACTCCTTCGACGCCGCCGGCTCCCTCTCGCTCGCCACCCCGCCCCGCAAACGCGACTCCGACGGCAAGGACATCCAGATGGTCTTCGTCTGGACCCGCCTCCCTTAA
- a CDS encoding amidase, giving the protein MRFLRLLSTLLLAAASARAAAIEEITIADLHAAYRDGRTTVRQVVEAHLVRIEAYDQQGPTINSIITVNPAILAEADKLDAARAKLPTGQIPQGALWGIPVVVKDNLDATSMPMTNGFQGWKNYVPPTDAPVVAKIKSAGGLIIAKASLSEFARGGGDNINSVLPGFARNPYHTAYATGGSSGGTGASLAASFAVVGIGTDTGGSVRMPAAHNALAGLRPTVGLVSRTGVVPLDAHRDTAGPMARNVADMAILLDVISGADPADIATTKPPHRIPAPSPFPSGFASSLRKDALKGVRLGVLRQAFKPTVTDKRILANFEKTIAELKAAGAEIVDPFTVPEMDTIPRPPQTPSSFQSDMALWYAAHPGVPYGTVKELADSKLLHPLHQASTEAAVTALPADKDPATITGRNNEQLLREAFTREMDAAKIDALIFPTWAQLPARNGDRNTQITDDPKPAPDAGPTALSSSLTFVGSMLQWPAISLPSGYAGEGLPLGLQIVGRAWSDGKIVSYAYAYEQATHYRRPPASVPPLSPKF; this is encoded by the coding sequence ATGCGCTTCCTCCGTCTTCTCAGCACGCTTCTTCTCGCCGCGGCATCGGCCCGTGCCGCGGCCATCGAAGAAATCACCATCGCCGATCTTCACGCAGCTTATCGCGATGGGCGCACGACAGTGCGCCAGGTCGTCGAAGCGCACCTCGTGCGCATCGAGGCCTACGATCAGCAGGGCCCGACGATCAATTCGATCATCACGGTTAACCCTGCGATCCTCGCTGAAGCCGACAAACTCGACGCCGCCCGCGCAAAATTGCCCACCGGCCAGATTCCTCAAGGCGCGCTCTGGGGAATTCCCGTCGTCGTGAAAGACAACCTCGACGCCACCAGCATGCCCATGACCAACGGTTTCCAAGGCTGGAAAAACTACGTACCTCCGACCGACGCTCCCGTTGTCGCCAAAATAAAATCCGCCGGCGGCCTCATCATCGCCAAGGCCTCGCTCTCCGAATTCGCCCGTGGCGGCGGCGACAACATTAACTCCGTCCTCCCCGGATTCGCGCGCAATCCTTACCACACCGCTTACGCTACCGGAGGCTCCTCTGGCGGCACCGGCGCCTCGCTCGCAGCCAGCTTCGCCGTCGTGGGCATCGGCACCGACACCGGCGGCTCCGTCCGCATGCCCGCCGCGCACAACGCCCTCGCCGGTCTCCGCCCGACCGTCGGTCTCGTTTCCCGCACCGGCGTTGTCCCGCTCGACGCCCATCGCGACACCGCCGGCCCCATGGCCCGCAACGTCGCCGATATGGCCATCCTCCTCGACGTGATCTCCGGCGCAGACCCCGCCGACATCGCCACCACCAAGCCTCCCCACCGCATCCCCGCTCCTTCGCCCTTCCCTTCGGGCTTCGCCTCTTCGCTGCGCAAAGACGCTCTCAAAGGCGTTCGCCTCGGCGTCCTCCGCCAGGCATTCAAACCCACCGTCACCGACAAGCGAATACTCGCCAACTTCGAGAAAACCATCGCCGAGCTCAAAGCCGCCGGCGCCGAGATCGTCGATCCCTTCACCGTCCCCGAGATGGACACCATCCCGCGCCCGCCGCAGACGCCGTCCAGTTTCCAAAGCGACATGGCCCTCTGGTACGCCGCTCATCCCGGCGTTCCCTACGGCACTGTCAAAGAACTCGCCGACTCGAAACTCCTCCACCCGCTCCACCAAGCCTCGACCGAAGCCGCCGTCACCGCCCTGCCCGCCGACAAAGATCCCGCCACGATCACCGGCCGCAATAACGAGCAGCTCCTTCGCGAAGCCTTCACGCGCGAAATGGACGCCGCTAAAATCGACGCCCTTATTTTCCCGACGTGGGCGCAGCTCCCCGCGCGCAACGGCGATCGCAACACCCAGATCACCGACGATCCCAAGCCCGCGCCCGATGCCGGCCCCACCGCCCTCTCCAGCAGCCTCACCTTCGTCGGCTCCATGCTCCAGTGGCCCGCCATCTCCCTCCCATCGGGCTACGCCGGTGAAGGTCTCCCGCTCGGTCTTCAAATCGTCGGCCGAGCCTGGTCCGACGGAAAAATCGTCAGCTACGCGTACGCATACGAACAGGCCACGCACTATCGCCGCCCTCCGGCGAGCGTTCCGCCTCTTTCGCCAAAATTCTAA
- a CDS encoding amidase, whose amino-acid sequence MHHHATTPQSRRTRAARALLGTLLISCSLTKIAFAVPTAEQDRLAKLTLAEAAAEIRSGKVTSTQLTEASLARIETYDPKLDAFITVMKSQALAQAKALDAETKAGKSRGPLHGVPIALKDNVDTANARTTGGSALFAERLPAEDAPIVTRMVAAGAVIIGKTNLQEFAMGGGESSYFGPARNPWNLAHNTGGSSSGSGAAISAYLAYGAIGTDTGGSIRMPASFSGIVGIKPTYGLVPIRGIIPLRVSMDHAGPMTRTVEDAAIMLNVLAGYDKLDITSVENAPKEDYVAALKQPVKDLKLGLPVGYFDYLDPEVKEAFYKAVEVLNGLTSGSKEMYLPAAPRPLNGAAETLAWHEDYVKSSAGSYMYPQRRRLEALAKDGGGTAVDYVKGMWEVQLLRRTIGDHFEKAGVDLVIVPTHRILPPKIDDLLTKAYSSNPTDPSITSNCWPFNLFGLPSISIPCGFSKDGLPIGLMISGPRFSDGKVLALANAYEKATEWHKRQPPLTPDTTKPAVKKPL is encoded by the coding sequence ATGCATCACCACGCAACCACTCCACAAAGCCGCCGCACTCGCGCCGCCCGCGCACTCCTCGGCACACTGCTCATCAGCTGCTCGCTGACCAAAATCGCCTTCGCCGTTCCCACGGCCGAGCAGGACCGTCTCGCCAAACTCACGCTCGCCGAAGCCGCCGCCGAGATCCGCTCCGGCAAGGTCACCTCGACCCAGCTCACCGAGGCGTCTCTCGCGCGTATCGAGACGTACGATCCAAAACTCGACGCCTTCATCACCGTCATGAAGTCCCAGGCTCTCGCGCAGGCCAAAGCCCTCGACGCCGAGACCAAAGCCGGCAAATCCCGCGGCCCGCTCCACGGCGTTCCTATCGCGCTCAAGGACAACGTCGATACCGCCAACGCCCGCACCACCGGCGGCTCCGCGCTTTTCGCCGAGCGTCTCCCCGCTGAAGACGCACCCATCGTCACACGTATGGTCGCCGCCGGCGCCGTCATCATCGGCAAAACCAACCTCCAGGAATTCGCCATGGGCGGTGGCGAATCCTCCTACTTCGGCCCGGCGCGCAACCCGTGGAACCTCGCCCACAACACCGGCGGTTCCTCCTCCGGCTCCGGCGCCGCCATCTCCGCGTATCTCGCCTACGGCGCCATCGGCACCGACACCGGCGGCTCCATCCGCATGCCCGCCTCTTTCTCCGGCATCGTCGGCATCAAGCCCACCTACGGCCTCGTGCCGATCCGCGGCATCATCCCGCTCCGCGTTTCGATGGACCACGCCGGCCCGATGACGCGCACCGTCGAGGACGCCGCCATCATGCTCAACGTCCTCGCGGGCTACGATAAACTCGACATCACCTCCGTCGAAAACGCCCCGAAGGAAGACTACGTCGCCGCCCTCAAGCAGCCCGTCAAAGACCTCAAGCTCGGTCTCCCCGTGGGCTACTTCGACTACCTCGATCCAGAGGTGAAAGAAGCTTTCTACAAAGCCGTCGAAGTCCTCAACGGCCTCACCTCCGGCTCGAAGGAAATGTACCTCCCCGCCGCTCCGCGTCCGCTCAACGGCGCAGCCGAGACCCTCGCCTGGCACGAAGACTATGTGAAGTCCTCCGCCGGTTCGTACATGTACCCGCAGCGTCGCCGCCTCGAAGCCCTCGCCAAAGACGGCGGCGGCACCGCCGTCGATTACGTGAAGGGCATGTGGGAGGTCCAGCTCCTCCGCCGCACCATCGGCGACCATTTCGAAAAAGCCGGCGTCGATCTCGTGATCGTGCCCACGCACCGGATACTCCCGCCCAAGATCGACGATCTGCTCACCAAAGCTTACTCGAGCAATCCAACCGACCCGAGTATCACGTCGAACTGCTGGCCGTTTAACCTCTTCGGCCTCCCGTCGATCTCCATCCCCTGCGGTTTCAGCAAGGACGGCCTCCCCATCGGCCTCATGATCTCAGGCCCTCGCTTCTCCGACGGCAAAGTCCTTGCCCTCGCCAACGCCTACGAGAAGGCGACCGAGTGGCACAAGCGCCAGCCCCCGCTCACTCCCGACACCACCAAGCCCGCGGTCAAAAAACCGCTCTGA
- a CDS encoding acetamidase/formamidase family protein has product MSTLRHLLTASALAVSAIGLHAQPSPALDPKPWSPTKKQAPRIDHHVKATPQNLAWGWLGSDAQPVYRVKSGDIVQIDTISMGGMRDDNYQEFVKKLGLSLEHPVIQEMVAARLQVPPSGLPAGTGGHMLTGPVYIEGAEPGDTLEVRIWDNKFRVPYGNNGAGPGSGGLPELLAAREAKIYTYDYTKGWANFNDDIKVPLEPFMGVMGVAPDPATAKRVGSRAPGNFGGNIDLRDLVPGSRMFVPVHVKGAFYFTGDAHAAQGDGEITGPAIETCMTTVQQFIVHKGKKIKTPWFETPTHYIVMGLNTDLDAAMKMAMQETIDWLVENKGLTKFEAYSLASVAVSYRNTVIVNGNLGMHGMIPKSLWIKDKTPYWYD; this is encoded by the coding sequence ATGAGCACCCTTCGCCACCTCCTCACCGCCTCCGCCCTCGCCGTATCGGCCATTGGCCTACACGCCCAGCCCTCGCCCGCCCTCGATCCCAAGCCCTGGTCTCCCACCAAAAAGCAGGCGCCCCGCATCGACCATCACGTCAAAGCCACCCCGCAAAACCTCGCTTGGGGCTGGCTCGGCTCCGACGCCCAGCCCGTTTACCGCGTGAAGTCCGGCGACATCGTCCAGATCGACACCATCAGCATGGGCGGCATGAGAGACGACAACTACCAGGAGTTCGTCAAAAAACTCGGCCTCTCTCTTGAGCATCCCGTCATCCAGGAAATGGTCGCCGCCCGCCTCCAGGTTCCGCCCTCCGGCCTCCCCGCAGGCACCGGCGGCCACATGCTCACCGGCCCCGTCTACATCGAAGGCGCCGAGCCCGGCGACACCCTCGAAGTCCGCATCTGGGATAACAAATTCCGCGTCCCCTACGGCAACAACGGCGCCGGCCCAGGCAGCGGCGGCCTCCCCGAGCTCCTCGCCGCCCGCGAGGCCAAGATCTACACCTACGACTACACCAAGGGCTGGGCCAATTTTAACGACGACATCAAAGTCCCCCTCGAACCCTTCATGGGTGTGATGGGTGTCGCCCCCGATCCCGCCACCGCCAAACGCGTCGGCTCCCGCGCCCCCGGCAATTTCGGCGGCAACATCGACCTCCGCGATTTGGTCCCCGGCTCCCGCATGTTCGTCCCCGTCCACGTCAAAGGCGCCTTCTACTTCACCGGCGACGCCCACGCCGCCCAGGGCGACGGCGAGATCACCGGCCCCGCCATCGAGACCTGCATGACCACCGTCCAGCAGTTCATCGTTCACAAGGGCAAGAAAATCAAAACGCCGTGGTTCGAAACGCCCACCCACTACATCGTCATGGGCCTCAACACCGACCTCGACGCCGCCATGAAAATGGCGATGCAGGAGACCATCGACTGGCTCGTCGAAAACAAAGGCCTCACCAAGTTCGAAGCCTACTCCCTCGCCTCCGTCGCCGTCAGCTACCGCAACACCGTCATCGTCAACGGCAACCTCGGCATGCACGGCATGATCCCAAAAAGCCTCTGGATCAAAGACAAGACCCCCTACTGGTACGACTAA
- a CDS encoding amidase: MVTPAAHAAGFRLEEASIASTQSAILASQVTSTELVQRYLARIKAYNGPGVREPNGILGVIETIPHAKQINAIATLNLRPATLKSLGFPERMARSLTDPVDNNPAMPDALEVAAAQDAHFKKTGKLIGPLHGVVMAIKDQYDTFDLRTTAGADVPYANDRPPTDATFIKRLREAGAIILAKATMGEYASGTPRSSFNGTLNNPYDTERSPMGSSSGSGSSVAANLVLVSIGEESGTSIRGPAVYNNLVGIAATQELVSRHGMVEGGINTRTGPIARSVDDAARILDVIAGFDPLDPMTAASFRRTPSQPYASFAKAGRLDGVRVGVLREYTRRDLFTEEDTQALDLFEKAIEDLRKLGATIVDPGEKDLLTPYIHKNFYVLYSPTTAKRYPELFPVDAEGKPTTDRTATVLDLTMHPEKVPAKLTIRDFGDGEALGQGKHMLNYYLALRGDERIHTIDDLLSTGKFFDDERFGDRKSGLVRKNEPREIDNRPRVHLRYAVQYIVQHAMADLNLDVIMSPTNNIPAPKLGSPTVPRQNGRPLVWSFLGAQGFPNMTVPAGFTTQVYDRVVDPDKPRVPTTGPGATPGETEPASKLVGPVPAKLPVGVDFLARPFDEPTMIKVASAYQAATKHRSPPPDFGPLP, from the coding sequence TTGGTCACTCCGGCCGCGCACGCGGCCGGTTTCCGCCTCGAGGAAGCCTCCATCGCCTCCACCCAATCCGCGATCCTCGCCAGCCAAGTCACCTCCACCGAGTTGGTTCAGCGCTACCTCGCCCGCATCAAAGCCTACAACGGCCCCGGCGTCCGCGAACCCAACGGCATCCTGGGCGTCATCGAGACCATCCCCCACGCGAAACAGATCAACGCCATCGCCACGCTCAACCTTCGCCCCGCCACGCTGAAATCCCTCGGCTTCCCCGAACGCATGGCGCGCTCGCTCACCGATCCTGTGGACAACAATCCCGCGATGCCCGACGCACTCGAAGTCGCCGCCGCGCAGGACGCCCACTTCAAGAAGACCGGCAAACTCATCGGCCCGCTCCACGGCGTCGTCATGGCAATCAAAGACCAGTACGACACCTTCGACCTACGCACCACCGCCGGCGCCGACGTCCCTTACGCCAACGACCGTCCGCCCACCGACGCCACCTTCATCAAGCGCCTCCGCGAAGCCGGTGCCATCATCCTCGCGAAAGCGACCATGGGCGAGTACGCCTCCGGCACGCCGCGTAGTTCCTTTAACGGTACACTCAACAATCCCTACGACACCGAGCGCTCCCCGATGGGTTCCAGCTCCGGCTCCGGTTCCTCCGTCGCCGCCAACCTTGTGCTCGTCTCCATCGGCGAGGAAAGCGGCACCTCCATCCGCGGCCCCGCCGTGTACAACAATCTCGTCGGCATCGCCGCCACGCAGGAACTCGTCTCCCGCCACGGCATGGTCGAGGGCGGCATCAACACCCGCACCGGCCCCATCGCCCGCTCCGTGGACGACGCCGCCCGCATCCTCGATGTCATCGCCGGCTTCGATCCGCTCGATCCCATGACCGCCGCGTCTTTCCGCCGCACACCTTCGCAGCCTTACGCCAGCTTCGCCAAAGCCGGCCGTCTCGACGGCGTCCGCGTCGGCGTCCTCCGCGAGTACACCCGCCGCGATCTCTTCACCGAAGAAGATACTCAGGCTCTCGATCTCTTCGAGAAAGCCATCGAAGACCTCCGTAAACTCGGCGCCACCATCGTCGATCCCGGCGAAAAAGATCTGCTCACGCCCTACATCCACAAAAACTTCTACGTCCTCTACAGCCCCACCACCGCGAAGCGTTACCCCGAGCTCTTCCCGGTCGATGCCGAGGGCAAACCCACCACCGATCGCACCGCCACCGTGCTCGACCTCACCATGCACCCGGAAAAAGTCCCCGCCAAACTCACCATCCGCGACTTCGGCGACGGCGAGGCTCTCGGCCAGGGCAAACACATGCTCAACTACTACCTCGCTCTCCGCGGCGACGAACGCATCCACACGATCGACGACCTCCTCTCCACCGGAAAATTCTTCGACGACGAACGCTTCGGCGACCGCAAGTCCGGCCTCGTGCGCAAAAACGAGCCGCGTGAAATCGACAACCGTCCGCGCGTACACCTGCGCTACGCCGTCCAGTACATCGTCCAGCACGCCATGGCCGACCTCAACCTCGACGTGATCATGTCGCCGACCAACAACATCCCCGCGCCCAAGCTCGGCTCGCCCACCGTCCCGCGCCAAAATGGCCGTCCCCTCGTCTGGAGTTTTCTCGGCGCCCAGGGTTTCCCCAACATGACCGTTCCCGCCGGTTTCACCACACAGGTCTACGACCGCGTCGTCGATCCCGACAAACCCCGCGTCCCCACTACAGGCCCCGGCGCGACTCCCGGCGAAACCGAGCCCGCTTCAAAACTCGTCGGTCCCGTCCCCGCGAAACTCCCCGTCGGCGTCGACTTCCTCGCGCGCCCCTTCGACGAACCGACGATGATCAAAGTCGCCTCCGCCTACCAGGCCGCCACCAAACACCGCAGCCCTCCACCTGACTTCGGTCCGCTGCCCTGA